In Labrus bergylta chromosome 1, fLabBer1.1, whole genome shotgun sequence, one genomic interval encodes:
- the LOC110005531 gene encoding vascular cell adhesion protein 1-like has protein sequence MLFCEVIFVLSLMTFLLDFHASGCVLNCKDKPVFTPSRLVVKYGDPASVICNACQQECLNEFFNIEHSVGKSTKNGTTISWNIDSFTDWTASLQCYYNNAAENVSDPDVQCCTILPLTVYKPPDKVSISFANHTGPLIEAHPYTLQCTVHNVAPVEKVMAIFYRGHSVVGQVQVKNSYGGKPMTQSYTLDVTPHKGEDGAAYWCAAELVLGPEGPQPPPVVISQNMTTTVYYAPKLQVPKHPGLITINEGNQLKLDCSSDGNPSPSYKWTLPSGSLHRSSILTFESAAAEHEGKYTCTVSNGYWNFTEEFHVKVHANNIVYIILGILFAVVLLVIIGVICYYKHDLILSVCCSCSPHSAVPTGE, from the exons ATGCTTTTCTGTgaagtgatttttgttttgtctttgatgaCATTTCTACTCGACTTCCACGCGTCGGGCTGTG TTTTAAACTGTAAAGATAAACCTGTGTTCACTCCATCCCGGCTTGTGGTCAAGTATGGTGACCCAGCGTCTGTGATCTGCAATGCATGTCAGCAAGAATGCCTCAACGAATTCTTTAACATAGAGCATTCTGTGGGAAAGTCAACAAAAAACGGAACCACAATTTCCTGGAATATTGATAGCTTCACTGACTGGACAGCTAGTCTCCAGTGCTATTACAATAATGCTGCTGAGAATGTTTCTGATCCTGATGTCCAGTGCTGTACCATCCTGCCCCTAACCGTATACA aGCCCCCAGATAAGGTGTCCATCAGCTTTGCTAACCACACCGGGCCATTGATAGAGGCTCATCCGTACACTCTGCAGTGTACAGTACATAATGTTGCTCCTGTTGAAAAAGTCATGGCAATCTTCTACAGAGGACATTCAGTTGTTGGTCAAGTACAGGTTAAAAACAGTTATGGGGGAAAACCAATGACTCAGTCCTATACTTTGGACGTCACCCCCCATAAAGGTGAAGATGGTGCTGCGTATTGGTGTGCAGCAGAGCTTGTCCTGGGACCTGAAGGACCACAGCCCCCTCCAGTGGTGATATCTCAAAACATGACTACCACTGTATACT ATGCGCCTAAGCTACAGGTTCCAAAACATCCAGGGTTGATCACCATCAATGAAGGAAACCAGCTAAAACTGGATTGCTCGTCTGATGGAAACCCGAGTCCCTCATACAAGTGGACGCTTCCATCGGGTAGCCTTCACCGGAGCAGCATCCTCACTTTCGAATCTGCAGCTGCTGAACATGAGGGCAAGTACACCTGTACTGTCAGCAACGGCTATTGGAACTTCACTGAGGAGTTTCATGTGAAAGTCCATG CCAACAACATCGTATACATTATACTTGGTATACTATTTGCTGTTGTTCTGCTTGTCATCATTGGTGTTATCTGCTACTACAAACACGACCTGATTTTGAGCGTTTGCTGCTCTTGCTCACCACATTCTGCCGTGCCCACCGGAGAGTGA
- the LOC136176952 gene encoding vascular cell adhesion protein 1-like, whose translation MLFCEVIFVLSLMTFLLDFHASGCVFNCTDKPVFTPSRLVVKYGDPASVICNACQQECLNEIFNIEHSVGKVTKNGTTISWNIDNFTEWTARLQCYYNKAAENVYDPDVQCCTILPLTLYKPPDKVSISFANHTGPLIEAHPYTLQCTVHNVAPVEKVMAIFYRGHSVVGQVQVNNSYGKKPMTHSYTLDVTPHKGEDDAAYWCAAELVLGPEGPQPPPVVISQNMTTTVYYAPKLQVPKHPGLITINEGNQLKLDCSSDGNPSPSYNWTLPSGSLHWSSILTFESAAAEHEGKYTCTVSNGYWNFTEEFHVKVHANNIVYIILGILVAVVLLVIIGVIIWTRYYKNKRTGQYDLILSVCRFRSPHSAVPTVA comes from the exons ATGCTTTTCTGTgaagtgatttttgttttgtctttgatgaCATTTCTACTCGACTTCCACGCGTCGGGCTGTG TTTTCAACTGTACAGATAAACCTGTGTTCACTCCATCCCGGCTTGTCGTCAAGTATGGTGACCCAGCGTCTGTGATCTGCAATGCATGTCAGCAAGAATGCCTCAACGAAATATTTAACATAGAGCATTCTGTGGGAAAGGTAACAAAAAACGGAACCACAATTTCCTGGAATATTGATAACTTCACTGAATGGACAGCTCGTCTCCAGTGCTATTACAATAAGGCTGCTGAGAATGTTTATGATCCTGATGTCCAGTGCTGTACCATCCTGCCCCTAACCTTATACA aGCCCCCAGATAAGGTGTCCATCAGCTTTGCTAACCACACCGGGCCATTGATAGAGGCTCATCCGTACACTCTGCAGTGTACAGTACATAATGTTGCTCCTGTTGAAAAAGTCATGGCAATCTTCTACAGAGGACATTCAGTTGTTGGTCAAGTACAGGTTAACAACAGTTATGGGAAAAAACCAATGACTCATTCCTATACTTTGGACGTCACCCCCCATAAAGGTGAAGATGATGCTGCGTATTGGTGTGCAGCAGAGCTTGTCCTGGGACCTGAAGGACCACAGCCCCCTCCAGTGGTGATATCTCAAAACATGACTACCACTGTATACT ATGCGCCTAAGCTACAGGTGCCAAAACATCCAGGGTTGATCACCATCAATGAAGGAAACCAGCTAAAACTGGATTGCTCGTCTGATGGAAACCCGAGTCCCTCATACAACTGGACGCTTCCATCGGGTAGCCTTCACTGGAGCAGCATCCTCACTTTCGAATCTGCAGCTGCTGAACATGAGGGCAAGTACACCTGTACTGTCAGCAACGGCTATTGGAACTTCACTGAGGAGTTTCATGTGAAAGTCCATG CCAACAACATCGTATACATTATACTTGGTATACTAGTTGCTGTTGTTCTGCTTGTCATCATTGGTGTTATCATATGGACCCGCTACTACAAAAACAAACGAACGGGACAATACGACCTGATTTTGAGCGTTTGCCGCTTTCGCTCACCACATTCTGCCGTGCCCACCGTAGCGTGA